The Stomoxys calcitrans chromosome 3, idStoCalc2.1, whole genome shotgun sequence genome includes a region encoding these proteins:
- the LOC131996084 gene encoding uncharacterized protein LOC131996084, with product MTALSSFIQISDALIEFNAEICGESLANSSVHSLEVHKEELRAIWSRVKPCYEASLKELLDSPDDNTRLDVETLKSRYQSTYQTYVNSIARISEYIESKRAPPAPSSSHVSPGASYMPSVHLPPCDTDPFGGDYLSWPTFRDLFTAIYINNPRLSPVEKLFHLNSKTRGEAKEVVRKAPLTNEGFEVAWKALQHRFENKRLLINSQLRSLFNIPKSNDESGSSIKDIQSTINGAISALSLYKVEISSWDPIFVYLCCTRLSETTLSIWEQSLTNKTESPTWKEMDAFLTNRFQTLETVGDFNQPSGLNSGHSQTSEKSKAVPKLPNLRRVNSYQNSLAAPHCKLCPEQVHTIRLCPKFLNLGYQDKVSHIRKYNLCLNCFGKGHNVKACKSAFNCLKCQKRHNTLLHRNEANPPPTGDSGAQSGSSSTQSVSTDGAEVSQPTSVQVPPDTIHSCTATTSKMVLLGTAMVDIVHHGEHFRARALFDSGSEASFISEHLFNLLKLPCSPTSAQISGLNGAVSAKSQKICSFVISSPIDDQVSLRMTAIVLPTLTSCLPTFTASRDMFRNLPDICLADPEFYRTNYVDLLIGSDLLPLVMLGGIRTNVCHSLMAQETIFGWILTGPVQPQSLSSFRTGVSYSDEMSLESRITKFWEMEDLPRRKSMSDGDRFCEENYKLTTRRDPNGRYIVTLPFKAEFPTTVQLGQSKSIATAQFIRNESRLMRTPSFKEQYDSVLLEYLHLNHMRPITSSNFEKFSCHYYLPHHAVVRPHSVTTKVRVVFNASNPTSNGVSLNDVLYCGPPLQSDLTLLLLQWRFYRVVFNSDIEKMYRQILVDEKHTPFQRVLHRKSPQDDIHEYELKTVTFGLNCAPYLAIRTLQQLAEDVKAIYPIASRILNSQMYVDDVLGGSYDVESAVRAKAQLIRALESAGFILRKWTSNSKDFIETLPKEHLLDGEFLNFDDHSSTKTLGFNVTPTTNAILDTQGEKSHKERNPSM from the exons ATGACCGCACTTtccagctttattcaaatatccGACGCTCTCATTGAATTCAATGCGGAGATATGCGGAGAATCCCTAGCGAACTCCTCCGTACACTCACTTGAGGTTCATAAGGAGGAACTTAGAGCGATTTGGAGTCGCGTTAAACCTTGTTATGAAGCCAGTCTTAAGGAATTACTGGACTCTCCGGACGATAACACTAGGCTTGATGTTGAGACATTAAAGTCTAGATATCAGTCCACATATCAGACCTACGTCAACAGCATAGCAAGGATAAGCGAATATATCGAGTCTAAAAGAGCTCCTCCTGCCCCGAGTTCGAGTCATGTTTCCCCTGGGGCATCATACATGCCAAGTGTCCATCTTCCTCCTTGTGACACGGATCCATTCGGTGGAGACTATTTATCTTGGCCAACATTTCGTGATCTATTCACAGCCATCTATATCAATAACCCCCGATTGTCCCCAGTTGAGAAACTTTTTCACTTAAATTCTAAGACACGGGGAGAGGCCAAGGAGGTAGTAAGGAAGGCTCCTCTTACGAATGAGGGTTTTGAAGTTGCTTGGAAGGCACTTCAACATCGATTTGAAAATAAAAGGCTCTTGATAAACAGTCAGCTCAGATCTCTTTTTAATATTCCAAAGAGCAATGATGAATCGGGGTCTTCGATAAAGGACATTCAAAGCACCATTAATGGCGCTATTTCGGCCCTCAGTCTTTATAAAGTTGAGATTTCAAGCTGGGACCCAATTTTCGTTTATTTGTGCTGCACCCGATTATCGGAGACCACGTTGTCCATTTGGGAACAATCGCTTACCAATAAGACTGAGAGTCCAACATGGAAGGAAATGGATGCCTTCCTCACTAATCGCTTCCAGACTCTTGAAACTGTGGGCGATTTCAACCAGCCTTCAGGTTTGAATTCCGGCCATTCTCAGACGTCTGAGAAGTCCAAGGCGGTACCGAAACTACCGAATCTTAGGCGTGTCAATTCCTACCAAAATAGTTTGGCTGCTCCACACTGTAAACTATGCCCGGAACAGGTCCACACAATTCGATTATGtcctaaatttttaaatttaggtTACCAGGACAAGGTTTCACACATCAGGAAGTACAATTTATGCCTTAACTGTTTTGGAAAAGGTCATAATGTGAAGGCTTGCAAGAGTGCATTCAATTGTTTAAAGTGCCAGAAAAGGCACAACACATTGCTCCATCGGAATGAGGCCAACCCTCCTCCAACTGGGGATTCGGGGGCTCAGTCTGGATCTTCAAGCACCCAGTCGGTTAGCACGGATGGTGCTGAGGTTTCACAACCGACATCCGTACAGGTACCTCCCGATACAATTCACTCTTGTACGGCAACTACTTCCAAGATGGTTCTGCTTGGAACTGCCATGGTGGACATTGTTCACCACGGAGAGCATTTTAGGGCACGGGCGCTTTTCGATTCCGGGTCGGAAGCTTCATTTATTTCCGAACATTTGTTCAATCTCCTTAAGTTGCCATGTAGTCCCACTTCTGCACAGATTTCTGGGTTAAACGGGGCAGTATCGGCCAAATCTCAGAAGATATGTTCGTTTGTCATTTCATCTCCCATTGATGATCAGGTTTCCTTGAGAATGACGGCGATAGTTCTTCCCACTTTGACTTCATGCCTGCCCACCTTTACGGCGTCCCGTGACATGTTTCGAAATCTCCCTGACATTTGTTTAGCAGATCCTGAGTTCTATCGAACGAATTATGTAGATCTTTTAATCGGATCGGACTTGCTTCCACTGGTTATGTTGGGGGGCATTCGGACGAATGTGTGTCATTCACTCATGGCCCAGGAGACCATTTTCGGGTGGATCCtaacgggccctgtccagccaCAGTCGTTATCATCATTTCGTACTGGCGTTTCCTATTCCGACGAGATGTCATTGGAGAGTCGAATCACCAAATTTTGGGAGATGGAAGATCTTCCTCGACGGAAGTCAATGTCCGACGGCGATAGATTTTGCGAAGAGAATTATAAATTGACCACAAGGCGAGATCCAAACGGTCGGTATATAGTTACTCTTCCCTTTAAAGCTGAATTTCCTACCACAGTTCAGCTGGGTCAGTCCAAGAGTATTGCAACAGCCCAGTTCATACGAAATGAATCCCGTCTCATGAGGACTCCAAGCTTTAAGGAGCAATATGATAGTGTTCTTTTGGAATATCTCCACTTAAATCATATGCGTCCTATtacctcttcgaatttcgagaaattttCCTGTCACTACTATTTGCCACACCACGCTGTGGTTCGACCTCATAGCGTTACGACCAAGGTCCGTGTGGTCTTTAACGCTTCGAACCCAACTTCCAACGGGGTTAGTCTGAACGACGTCCTTTACTGTGGCCCACCTTTACAGAGTGATTTGACTCTCCTCCTTCTCCAATGGCGTTTTTATCGTGTGGTATTCAATAGTGACATCGAGAAAATGTATCGACAGATCCTTGTCGATGAAAAGCATACACCGTTCCAAAGGGTATTGCATCGAAAGTCTCCGCAGGATGATATTCATGAGTACGAGCTTAAGACCGTGACATTCGGCTTAAATTGTGCTCCCTATCTGGCAATCCGCACCCTTCAGCAGTTGGCTGAGGACGTGAAAGCCATTTATCCCATAGCCAGTCGAATTCTTAATTCCCAGATGTACGTCGACGACGTCTTGGGAGGGAGTTACGATGTTGAATCAGCAGTGAGGGCTAAGGCTCAACTGATTAGGGCTCTAGAGTCGGCGGGTTTTATTTTACGCAAATGGACTTCTAATTCCAAGGATTTCATTGAGACCCTTCCGAAAGAGCACCTTCTTGACGGTGAATTTCTTAACTTTGACGACCATAGCTCTACGAAGACGCTGGGG TTTAATGTTACGCCTACTACGAAtgcaattttggatacccaaggCGAAAAATCTCATAAAGAACGTAATCCATCAATGTAA